Proteins encoded by one window of Marixanthomonas sp. SCSIO 43207:
- a CDS encoding ABC transporter permease, with the protein MTGYILQKLGYAFLTLFGVVTVIFFLFTILPGDPARMMLGQNESAEQIAVVKKKYGFDKPILQQYAYYLNDLSPLSFHSTIEEDYTYVTEGKYNAVTLFTVSATMVVLKTPYLRTSFQKNGKKVSQVIAETLPNTVVLAVSAIVIAMVLGVLLGIISVLFKDGWIDKLIQLISTLGMSVPSFFSAILFAWIFGFLLHEYTRLDMTGSLYAVDDFGEGKYIQIKNLILPAIVLGIRPLAVVSQLMRNSLLEVLNQDYIRTAKAKGLSFATIIRKHALKNSLNPVVTAISGWFASMLAGAVFVEYIFGWNGLGKEIVDALNTLDLPVIMGAVLVIAIVFIVINILVDVIYGWLDPKISQ; encoded by the coding sequence TTGACAGGATATATATTACAAAAACTAGGTTATGCATTCCTTACACTCTTTGGGGTAGTAACTGTAATCTTTTTTTTATTTACCATTCTTCCCGGAGATCCAGCTCGCATGATGTTGGGGCAAAATGAAAGTGCCGAACAAATAGCTGTAGTAAAAAAGAAGTATGGCTTTGATAAACCAATTTTACAACAGTATGCATATTACTTAAATGATCTATCACCACTTTCCTTTCATAGTACAATAGAAGAAGATTATACATATGTAACAGAAGGAAAATACAATGCAGTAACATTATTTACTGTTTCAGCTACTATGGTAGTCCTTAAAACGCCTTATTTGCGTACCTCTTTTCAGAAAAATGGAAAGAAAGTTAGCCAGGTCATAGCCGAAACATTACCCAATACGGTGGTTCTTGCAGTGTCTGCCATTGTGATTGCTATGGTGCTGGGAGTTTTATTAGGAATTATTTCAGTACTCTTTAAAGACGGCTGGATTGATAAATTAATTCAATTGATAAGTACGCTAGGAATGAGTGTTCCTTCCTTTTTTAGTGCTATTCTCTTTGCATGGATATTTGGATTTCTGTTGCATGAGTATACCCGCTTAGATATGACAGGGAGTCTGTATGCAGTAGATGATTTTGGGGAAGGTAAATACATACAGATAAAAAATCTTATTTTACCGGCAATTGTATTGGGTATTCGTCCATTAGCAGTAGTTTCGCAATTGATGCGCAACTCACTCTTAGAAGTACTCAATCAAGACTATATTAGAACCGCAAAAGCCAAAGGCTTATCATTTGCTACTATAATTCGCAAACATGCTTTAAAAAACTCACTTAATCCTGTAGTTACAGCTATTTCTGGATGGTTTGCCTCTATGTTGGCAGGAGCTGTGTTTGTAGAATATATTTTTGGATGGAATGGTTTGGGAAAAGAAATAGTAGATGCATTAAACACCTTAGACTTACCCGTGATTATGGGAGCAGTATTGGTGATTGCCATAGTATTTATTGTAATTAACATCTTGGTAGATGTTATATATGGATGGCTAGATCCTAAAATTAGTCAGTAA
- a CDS encoding BT_3928 family protein yields MKILVGISRIVVGILFIFSGLIKLNDPIGFSFKLQDYFAPGVLDLEFLIPYSLLIAIFIVIFEVLLGVMLLVGYLRKFTVWSLLLMIVFFTFLTFYSAYFNKVTDCGCFGDAIKLTPWESFTKDVILLVFILILFIWSKHITPFFTRNIRSLIIFIGFIACLGITYHVLMHLPIIDFRPYKIGANIQEGMSIPNDAQKPVYQYDWKFKVDGEEKIVTTKGDYPTQKGEFLGVETTEIQAGYVPPIHDFTIERDGQNYVDKFLNEENLIVVVAYNLTKSEKDGFFPVSDITNEALKKGYKVIGLSASSKERTQTLADRYKLNFDFYFCDETTLKTIVRSNPGVLHLQNGTIKQKVHWNDINTLKLQELDGAIPQLDFNLKKRLDSIGVLDQRYRKLMQAKDAETRATLGEEMGLTPEEYNGDLWAMQTVLDSSNMLFVEKVFKNMGYPGKTTVGEPTNTVAWYVVQHNPDKIPEYLPLIKEAGKNKEIPFRLVAMMEDRYLMNQGKPQIYGTQGRTYDDERGNLIWPIENPETVNERRKEAGFDQTIEEYAKVLFGDDFEYKALTIEAVKE; encoded by the coding sequence ATGAAAATACTGGTAGGAATTTCAAGAATTGTAGTAGGAATCCTTTTTATCTTCAGCGGTCTAATAAAATTGAACGATCCTATTGGGTTTTCATTTAAACTTCAAGATTACTTCGCTCCAGGGGTGTTGGATCTTGAGTTCTTAATTCCTTACTCGCTGCTGATAGCTATTTTTATTGTCATTTTTGAAGTGCTGCTAGGGGTTATGTTGTTGGTGGGTTACCTTCGTAAGTTTACGGTATGGAGCTTGTTGCTAATGATTGTGTTCTTTACGTTCTTAACATTCTATTCGGCTTACTTCAATAAAGTGACAGATTGTGGCTGTTTTGGAGATGCCATTAAATTAACTCCTTGGGAATCTTTTACCAAAGATGTCATCTTGCTAGTGTTTATTTTGATACTGTTTATTTGGAGTAAGCACATCACACCATTTTTTACAAGAAACATACGTAGTTTAATAATATTTATTGGTTTCATCGCGTGTTTAGGTATTACATATCACGTACTCATGCATTTGCCCATCATAGATTTTAGACCTTATAAAATTGGAGCCAATATACAAGAAGGAATGAGTATTCCTAACGATGCACAAAAACCTGTCTATCAATATGACTGGAAGTTTAAGGTAGATGGTGAAGAAAAAATAGTTACCACCAAGGGAGATTATCCAACACAAAAAGGAGAGTTTTTGGGTGTAGAAACTACTGAAATTCAAGCCGGATATGTTCCGCCTATTCATGATTTTACCATAGAACGAGATGGACAAAATTATGTTGATAAATTTTTAAACGAAGAAAATTTAATAGTAGTAGTAGCGTATAATCTTACCAAATCTGAAAAAGACGGTTTTTTTCCGGTAAGTGATATTACCAATGAAGCTCTTAAAAAAGGATATAAAGTAATTGGCTTGTCAGCTTCTTCAAAAGAACGTACGCAAACCTTGGCAGATCGATATAAATTAAATTTTGATTTTTATTTCTGTGATGAAACAACCTTAAAAACGATTGTTCGAAGCAATCCGGGTGTATTGCATTTGCAAAACGGAACCATCAAGCAAAAGGTGCATTGGAATGATATTAATACATTAAAACTACAAGAACTAGACGGTGCAATACCTCAATTAGATTTTAACTTAAAAAAGCGATTAGATAGTATTGGCGTACTTGATCAACGCTACAGAAAGTTGATGCAAGCAAAAGATGCTGAAACAAGAGCAACATTAGGAGAAGAAATGGGCTTAACCCCAGAAGAATACAACGGCGATTTATGGGCTATGCAAACAGTTTTAGACAGTAGCAATATGCTTTTTGTTGAAAAAGTATTTAAAAATATGGGGTATCCCGGTAAAACCACGGTTGGTGAACCTACCAATACGGTTGCTTGGTATGTTGTACAGCATAATCCAGATAAAATTCCGGAGTATTTACCCCTTATTAAAGAAGCAGGAAAAAATAAAGAAATCCCTTTTAGATTGGTAGCGATGATGGAAGACCGCTATCTAATGAACCAAGGCAAACCTCAAATTTACGGCACACAAGGAAGAACGTATGATGATGAACGCGGTAACCTAATTTGGCCTATTGAAAACCCTGAAACCGTTAATGAACGAAGAAAAGAAGCTGGTTTTGATCAAACAATTGAAGAATATGCCAAGGTGCTGTTTGGAGATGATTTTGAATACAAAGCCCTAACCATTGAAGCTGTAAAAGAATAA
- a CDS encoding DUF1599 domain-containing protein — protein MAETLKQYDAVIATCKELFTNKMSDYGSAWRILRLPSLTDQIFIKAQRIRGLQENAEQKVDEDETSEFIGIINYSIMALIQLKKGVVEQPDLSTEEAVKLYDEQVGVTRQLMLNKNHDYGEAWRDMRVSSLTDLILQKLLRVKQIENNQGKTIVSEGIDANYQDMINYAVFAMIHLEENTNK, from the coding sequence ATGGCTGAAACCCTAAAACAATACGATGCTGTAATTGCTACTTGTAAAGAGTTGTTTACCAATAAAATGAGTGATTACGGAAGCGCTTGGCGTATACTGCGCCTTCCATCATTAACCGATCAAATTTTTATAAAGGCACAACGCATTAGGGGATTGCAAGAAAATGCCGAGCAAAAAGTAGATGAAGATGAAACATCAGAGTTTATAGGTATTATTAATTATTCAATAATGGCATTAATTCAGCTTAAAAAAGGAGTAGTAGAACAACCGGATCTTTCTACTGAAGAAGCTGTAAAATTATATGATGAACAAGTTGGTGTTACTCGCCAATTAATGCTTAACAAAAACCACGATTATGGAGAAGCCTGGCGCGATATGCGAGTTTCGTCATTAACCGATTTAATTCTTCAAAAGCTATTGCGAGTTAAACAAATAGAAAATAACCAAGGTAAAACCATAGTTTCTGAAGGGATTGATGCCAACTATCAAGATATGATTAATTATGCAGTGTTTGCCATGATTCATTTAGAAGAAAATACAAACAAGTAA
- the folP gene encoding dihydropteroate synthase, with translation MNTINCNGTLINLSQPKVMGILNITPDSFYDGGKTIHVNTILQQAETMLTEGATFLDIGGYSSRPNAENITEAEEASRVLPAIQSILKEFPEVLISIDTFRSSVARQAVEAGACIVNDISGGSLDKQMHDTVASLKVPYILMHMKGTPQTMVQQATYQNVTLEVIHYFSEQLAKARTAGIHDLIIDPGFGFAKTATQSFELLRHFSLLQQLDVPILAGVSRKSMIYKTLETTPQLALNGTTVLHTVALQQGASILRVHDVKEAMECIKLVEKIHPYS, from the coding sequence TTGAACACAATCAATTGTAACGGCACCCTTATCAACTTGTCACAACCAAAAGTGATGGGTATACTTAATATTACTCCAGATTCTTTTTATGATGGTGGCAAAACTATTCATGTGAATACCATTTTGCAGCAGGCAGAAACCATGCTTACTGAAGGTGCAACTTTTTTGGATATTGGCGGGTACAGCTCACGTCCTAATGCTGAAAATATAACCGAAGCCGAAGAAGCTAGCCGTGTATTACCGGCTATTCAAAGTATATTAAAAGAATTTCCAGAAGTGCTTATTTCAATAGATACTTTTAGAAGTTCAGTAGCTAGACAAGCCGTTGAGGCAGGTGCCTGTATTGTAAATGATATAAGTGGCGGAAGCTTGGATAAACAGATGCATGATACTGTTGCTAGCTTAAAAGTCCCTTATATTCTTATGCACATGAAAGGTACACCACAAACGATGGTGCAACAAGCAACTTATCAAAATGTAACCCTAGAGGTTATTCATTATTTTTCTGAACAACTAGCAAAAGCACGTACAGCCGGTATTCATGATCTTATCATCGATCCAGGCTTTGGATTTGCCAAAACAGCCACTCAAAGTTTTGAATTATTGCGTCATTTTTCTTTATTACAGCAATTGGATGTTCCCATTTTGGCCGGAGTATCTCGTAAATCAATGATATATAAAACACTTGAAACTACACCACAACTTGCACTCAACGGCACCACCGTATTGCATACAGTCGCATTGCAGCAAGGAGCGTCTATTTTAAGAGTACACGATGTTAAAGAAGCTATGGAATGTATTAAGTTGGTCGAAAAAATACATCCCTACTCATAA
- the cdaA gene encoding diadenylate cyclase CdaA: MDFLDLRIIDIIDIVLVALLLYYLYRLIKGTVAINIFIGIVIIIVISELTKLLQMELLSKILGGFLGVGMFALIVVFQQEIRKFLLMLGSTNLNARKRFFRQFKLLSKEAGITTDIQAIMDACKAMSRKNTGALIVIQRNNSLEFVKNTGDTMNIELNKPILESIFFKNSPLHDGAVIIENNTITATRVILPVSNDRNIPLRFGLRHRAAVGVSEKTDCVCIVVSEENGQISYLKDGEFILFDEIDDLSNQLENDLK, encoded by the coding sequence TTGGATTTTTTAGACCTTCGTATTATAGATATTATCGATATTGTTCTGGTAGCTTTATTATTGTACTACCTCTATCGACTTATAAAAGGGACGGTTGCTATCAATATTTTCATTGGAATTGTAATCATTATTGTTATTTCTGAATTAACCAAACTCCTACAGATGGAGCTTTTAAGTAAAATTTTAGGAGGCTTCTTAGGTGTTGGTATGTTCGCTTTGATTGTTGTATTTCAACAAGAAATAAGGAAATTTTTGTTGATGCTAGGCTCTACCAATCTTAATGCTCGGAAGCGATTTTTTAGACAATTTAAATTACTATCAAAAGAAGCCGGTATTACTACAGACATTCAAGCTATTATGGATGCTTGTAAAGCTATGAGCCGTAAAAACACCGGAGCTCTTATTGTTATTCAGCGCAACAATAGCCTTGAGTTTGTAAAAAACACAGGCGATACGATGAATATTGAATTAAACAAGCCTATTCTGGAAAGTATTTTTTTTAAAAACAGTCCGCTGCACGATGGCGCTGTTATTATTGAAAATAACACCATTACAGCTACGCGCGTAATTTTACCTGTTTCAAATGACCGAAACATTCCGTTACGGTTTGGTTTACGACACAGAGCCGCTGTAGGTGTTTCTGAAAAAACAGACTGTGTTTGTATCGTAGTTTCTGAAGAAAATGGTCAAATTTCCTATTTAAAAGACGGTGAGTTTATACTTTTTGATGAAATAGACGATTTGTCAAATCAACTGGAGAATGATTTGAAGTAA
- a CDS encoding DUF3667 domain-containing protein, whose translation MTCKNCETSLQATHLYCPECGAKVITHRLTLRYLLSEIYHAFLSIDSNKPVRTFIDLFKKPEEVIGGYIEGVRKRYIHAFGYFTVAVTISGFFYFVVLQFFPDLMEGVFKFQNTNEAQQQLNTSIQKTVFEYQSLLFFLAIPIFALLSWLVFLNKKKYNYAEHLIINLYAYSQVSIVSIILFCLTIWNEALFTILSISVIFIQIVYFAYVFKRLYSLTVWQVILKTLLFLVLLVPLYIISGIIMAVVLLLNGGLEELIEAEKMRQGVSYIASSSINWTSYKFL comes from the coding sequence ATGACATGTAAAAACTGTGAAACCTCTCTTCAAGCTACCCACTTGTATTGCCCTGAATGCGGAGCTAAAGTAATTACACATCGTTTGACGCTTCGGTATTTATTAAGTGAAATTTATCACGCATTTTTAAGTATTGACTCCAATAAACCGGTGCGTACATTCATAGATCTTTTTAAAAAACCCGAAGAAGTAATTGGAGGTTACATAGAAGGGGTTCGTAAAAGGTATATCCATGCTTTTGGATATTTTACTGTTGCTGTAACCATCTCAGGATTTTTTTACTTTGTTGTTTTACAATTTTTCCCAGACCTTATGGAAGGTGTTTTTAAGTTTCAAAACACCAATGAGGCTCAACAGCAGTTAAATACGTCAATTCAAAAAACTGTTTTTGAGTATCAATCCTTACTATTTTTCTTGGCCATTCCTATCTTTGCATTACTATCTTGGCTCGTCTTTTTAAATAAAAAGAAATATAACTACGCAGAGCATTTAATAATTAACCTTTATGCCTATTCACAAGTTTCTATTGTAAGTATTATTCTGTTTTGTTTAACCATTTGGAATGAAGCGTTATTTACTATTTTATCAATAAGTGTGATTTTTATACAAATAGTTTATTTTGCCTATGTTTTTAAACGCCTTTATAGCCTTACTGTTTGGCAAGTTATCTTAAAAACCCTTTTGTTTTTAGTGTTACTTGTGCCATTGTACATAATTAGTGGAATTATAATGGCTGTGGTATTATTATTAAATGGCGGTCTGGAAGAGCTTATAGAGGCTGAAAAAATGCGTCAAGGAGTTTCTTATATAGCTTCTTCTTCCATAAATTGGACTTCGTATAAATTTCTGTAG
- a CDS encoding ABC transporter ATP-binding protein, which produces MANSGKAFDFKLFKRLLKFTNAYRLIFYFVAFAAIVMSGLAVLRPELTQLAIDNSIIPKDGGGLQYYIILMIGVLVLEVLFQFAFIFYANWLGQSVVRDMRVKLFNLMMSFKMKYFDKSAVGRLTTRAVNDIETISSIFSQGLFMILSDLLKMVVIASVMLYKSWQLALIVFAILPLIIYATRVFQRAMKAAFEDVRNQVADLNSFVQERITGMKIVQIFTREKTEYERFIKINEKHKKAWVRTVWYNSIFFPIAEMSSSIAIGLIVWYGGLNAAEGGAVTVGLIAAFVQLAQMLFRPLRQIADKFNTLQMGMVAANRVFGILDTKSHIDDSGTIEMPQAKGYIEFKNVHFGYTEDEEVIKGINFKVHPGETIAIVGATGAGKSTIINLLNRFYEIQEGEISIDRVNVREYTLESLRKQIAVVLQDVFLFADTILNNITLNDASITEEEVIAAAKEIGVHKFIETLPQGYHYNVKERGSMLSSGQRQLIAFLRAYVSKPGILILDEATSSVDTYSEELIQNATEKLTKGRTSIVIAHRLATIKKADKILVMDAGKIVETGTHKELLKKQNGYYRNLYEVQFMEEEAI; this is translated from the coding sequence ATGGCAAATTCAGGAAAAGCATTTGATTTTAAGCTTTTTAAGCGGTTGTTAAAATTTACAAACGCTTATCGTCTTATTTTCTATTTTGTAGCATTTGCTGCCATTGTCATGTCTGGCTTAGCGGTATTAAGACCTGAATTAACACAATTGGCAATTGATAACTCAATTATACCAAAAGATGGAGGCGGGTTACAGTATTACATCATTTTAATGATAGGAGTATTGGTTCTTGAAGTTCTATTTCAGTTTGCCTTTATTTTTTATGCTAATTGGCTAGGACAAAGCGTGGTGCGTGATATGCGTGTAAAACTCTTTAATCTAATGATGAGTTTTAAAATGAAGTACTTTGATAAAAGTGCTGTAGGACGCCTCACCACCAGAGCAGTAAATGATATAGAAACCATTTCAAGTATTTTTAGTCAAGGACTTTTTATGATATTAAGTGACCTGCTTAAAATGGTTGTTATAGCCAGTGTTATGCTTTATAAAAGTTGGCAATTGGCTCTTATTGTATTTGCTATTTTACCACTTATTATATACGCAACGCGTGTTTTTCAACGAGCGATGAAAGCTGCCTTTGAGGATGTAAGAAATCAAGTGGCAGATTTAAACTCTTTTGTGCAAGAACGTATCACAGGAATGAAAATCGTACAAATTTTCACTCGTGAAAAAACCGAATATGAGCGTTTTATAAAAATTAACGAAAAACATAAAAAAGCTTGGGTGCGTACCGTATGGTATAACTCTATCTTTTTCCCTATTGCCGAAATGTCCTCTTCCATAGCTATTGGTCTCATTGTTTGGTATGGTGGTTTAAATGCAGCAGAAGGTGGTGCGGTTACCGTAGGGCTTATAGCAGCCTTTGTTCAATTAGCCCAAATGTTATTTCGTCCTCTACGCCAAATAGCGGATAAATTTAACACATTACAAATGGGAATGGTGGCTGCCAATCGTGTATTCGGAATATTAGACACCAAATCTCATATTGATGATTCTGGAACCATTGAAATGCCTCAAGCAAAAGGGTATATTGAATTTAAAAACGTTCATTTTGGATATACAGAAGATGAAGAAGTAATTAAAGGAATAAATTTCAAGGTACACCCTGGAGAAACCATAGCTATTGTTGGAGCAACGGGAGCCGGAAAATCAACAATAATTAATTTATTGAATCGATTTTACGAAATACAAGAAGGCGAGATAAGTATTGATCGTGTAAATGTGCGAGAATATACCCTAGAGTCGTTGCGTAAACAAATAGCTGTTGTATTACAAGATGTTTTCTTGTTTGCAGATACTATTTTGAATAATATCACACTTAACGATGCTTCCATTACGGAAGAAGAAGTAATTGCAGCTGCCAAAGAAATAGGCGTTCATAAATTTATTGAAACACTTCCTCAAGGATATCATTATAATGTAAAGGAAAGGGGTTCTATGCTTTCTTCAGGTCAGCGACAGTTAATAGCATTTTTAAGAGCATATGTAAGCAAACCAGGAATTTTAATCCTTGATGAAGCTACCTCTTCAGTAGATACTTATTCTGAAGAATTAATTCAAAATGCAACCGAAAAACTTACCAAAGGCAGAACCTCCATAGTTATTGCGCACCGATTGGCAACCATCAAAAAAGCAGATAAAATATTAGTGATGGATGCCGGTAAAATTGTTGAAACCGGAACCCACAAAGAACTTCTTAAAAAACAAAACGGGTACTACAGAAATTTATACGAAGTCCAATTTATGGAAGAAGAAGCTATATAA
- the truA gene encoding tRNA pseudouridine(38-40) synthase TruA: protein MRYFIEIAYNGAQYCGWQIQPNASTVQEVLQKKLSILVQRDIKVVGAGRTDTGVHAKQLFAHFDIDEIKNTSELIFRLNSFLPNDISVVNLFQVKDDAHARFDATQRAYQYVISLKKNPFLEGLAFQIHNKPDVKLMNEAAKTLLNYNNFKCFSRSKTDVKTYNCTIEKAYWKEEENQLIFTISADRFLRNMVRAIVGTLLDVGYHKTSIEEWHQIIQTKDRSKAGASAPAHGLYLTRVHYPETIKY from the coding sequence TTGCGATATTTTATTGAAATAGCTTATAATGGAGCACAGTATTGTGGATGGCAGATTCAACCCAATGCGAGTACGGTACAAGAAGTACTTCAGAAAAAATTATCAATTTTAGTACAACGCGATATTAAAGTAGTGGGAGCAGGAAGAACCGACACCGGGGTGCACGCAAAGCAACTCTTTGCTCATTTTGATATTGATGAAATAAAAAACACTTCTGAATTAATTTTTCGGTTGAACTCTTTTCTTCCTAATGATATTTCGGTTGTAAATTTGTTTCAGGTTAAAGATGATGCACACGCTCGATTTGACGCCACACAAAGAGCGTATCAATATGTGATTTCATTGAAAAAAAATCCCTTTTTAGAAGGTTTGGCTTTTCAGATACATAATAAGCCAGATGTGAAACTGATGAACGAAGCTGCAAAAACCTTATTGAACTATAACAATTTTAAATGCTTTTCAAGAAGTAAAACCGATGTAAAAACGTATAATTGTACAATTGAAAAAGCATATTGGAAAGAAGAAGAGAACCAATTGATTTTTACAATCTCGGCAGATCGATTTTTGCGTAATATGGTTCGTGCAATTGTAGGTACGTTGCTAGATGTAGGTTACCATAAAACATCAATTGAGGAGTGGCATCAAATAATTCAAACTAAAGATAGAAGTAAAGCAGGAGCTTCGGCACCGGCACACGGATTGTACCTTACAAGAGTACACTATCCCGAAACGATAAAATACTAA
- a CDS encoding metallophosphoesterase, which produces MKKILLLSDTHSYIDEAILKYVKQADEVWHAGDIGDLSVTDTLQKLKPLRGVYGNIDNDKARQEFPLHNRFECEGIDVWITHIGGYPGRYDSRIREALYKNPPKLFICGHSHILKVMPDKKRDLLHMNPGAIGTHGFHKVRTMLRFEVDQGAIKNLEVIEFKR; this is translated from the coding sequence TTGAAAAAAATACTATTACTTAGCGATACACATAGCTATATTGACGAGGCTATCTTAAAATATGTAAAACAAGCCGATGAAGTTTGGCACGCCGGTGACATTGGTGATTTGAGTGTAACAGACACCCTGCAAAAACTAAAACCTCTACGCGGCGTTTACGGTAATATAGATAATGATAAAGCCAGACAAGAATTTCCGTTACACAATAGGTTTGAATGTGAAGGAATAGATGTTTGGATAACCCATATTGGCGGATATCCCGGAAGGTATGATTCACGCATACGAGAAGCACTTTACAAAAACCCTCCTAAGTTATTTATATGTGGTCACTCACATATTTTAAAAGTAATGCCAGATAAAAAAAGAGACCTTTTACATATGAATCCCGGAGCCATAGGCACTCATGGTTTTCATAAAGTGCGAACAATGCTTCGTTTTGAAGTTGATCAAGGAGCTATTAAAAACTTAGAAGTAATTGAGTTTAAGCGATAG
- a CDS encoding DUF4293 domain-containing protein, translating into MIQRIQTLYLLISALIMGALYMWFPTVQNEAGTILIDKNEPIVFGLLFVSIALTIVSILSFKVRSRQFVINRINIILNFVLLGVFVYRSLSVSGETLVSEKGIGVLLPIISIVFLVLANKAIKRDEDLVKSVDRLR; encoded by the coding sequence ATGATACAACGCATTCAAACGTTATATTTACTTATATCTGCTCTTATTATGGGGGCACTATATATGTGGTTTCCTACCGTGCAAAATGAAGCAGGGACAATTCTTATTGATAAAAATGAACCCATAGTTTTTGGTTTATTATTTGTTTCTATTGCACTTACTATTGTTTCAATTTTAAGTTTTAAAGTACGGTCTAGACAATTTGTTATCAACCGTATCAATATCATATTAAACTTTGTATTACTGGGAGTTTTCGTATACAGGTCGCTAAGCGTATCCGGAGAAACATTAGTTTCAGAGAAGGGTATTGGGGTCTTACTTCCCATCATTTCTATCGTTTTTTTAGTGCTGGCTAACAAAGCCATCAAGAGGGACGAAGATCTTGTAAAATCTGTTGACCGTTTACGGTAA